The Streptomyces sp. NBC_01463 DNA window CACGCCGCGTACGAATGCAAGTTCGGTCATGTCTTCGTGATCTGCCTGGACGGCGTCCTGCCCGCCGAGCACCCCGATCAGGTGCTGGCCGGCATCCGGGCCCGGCTGGCGCACGACGTCGAACAGGAGCGCGTGGTGACGGCCGACGAGATGCGGCGACTCGCCCGGGGCCGCATCATCGAGCTGGTATCGAGTCAGTAACGGGTTGGCGGCGGGCCCCGGTGCGCCGATTCCCCGTCACAAGCGGGGGAACGGGCCCGTCGGAGCCTGTCCATAGCCCGTCCGTGCCTGATTCATTGCCACTTTGATCACACCAGAGGCCCCGGCGCGATCGAACCGACAAACCGTCGCTACGATGGCCGGGGCCGGTGGACCGTACCCGGCCGGGTCAGACCGACAGTCAAGCCGGCCGACCCCAATCCCCGCTCCCGGAGGGTTCTTCCGTGCCGGCTGGAACGCTGTACCGCGGCCGGGAAGGCATGTGGTCCTGGGTGGCTCATCGAGTCACCGGTGTCCTCATTTTCTTCTTCCTGTTCGTACATGTCCTGGACACCGCACTCGTCCGCGTCTCCCCCGAGGCCTACGACGACGTCGTGTCCACGTACAAGACGCCGATCGTCGCGCTCCTCGAATACGGCCTGGTGGCCGCGATTCTCTTCCACGCGCTGAACGGTCTGCGCATCGTCGCCGTGGACTTCTGGGCCAAGGGCCCGCGCGTTCAGAAGCAGATGCTCTGGACCGTGCTGGGCATCTGGATCGTGCTGATGGTCGGGGCCCTGTACCCCGTCCTCGGTCACGCCGTACGCGAAGTATTCGGGAGCTGAGGCCAATGTCCACCGAGACTTCCGCGATCGGCGCCGTCGAGGGCGGCGCTCTGTACGACGTCGACAACCCGGCGCCCGTGATCGAGCCGCCGCGCAAGCGGACCGGCAAGACCCCCAAGGGCTCCCGCACCAACTTCGAGATGTACGCCTGGCTCTTCATGCGCCTGTCGGGCATCGTGCTGGTCGTCCTGGTCCTGGGCCACCTGCTGATCCAGCTGGTGCTGGACGGCGGCGTCTCCAAGATCGGCTTCGCCTTCGTGGCGGGCCGCTGGGCCTCGCCGTTCTGGCAGGTCTGGGACCTGGCGATGCTGTGGCTCGCCATGCTGCACGGCGCCAACGGTCTCCGTACGGTCATCAACGACTACGCCGAACGGGACAACACCCGATTCTGGCTGAAGATGCTGCTGTACACCGCAACGGTGTTCACCGTCCTGCTGGGCACGCTGGTGATCTTCACCTTCGACCCGAACATCCGCTAGGCGCCGGGCCCGAAGGACCAGAGGTAAACCATGCAGATCCACACGTACGACACCGTCATCGTCGGCGCCGGCGGCGCCGGCATGCGCGCGGCCATCGAGTCGACCAAGCGCAGCCGCACCGCCGTGCTGACCAAGCTCTACCCCACCCGCTCCCACACGGGCGCCGCGCAGGGCGGCATGGCCGCCGCGCTCGCCAACGTGGAAGAGGACAACTGGGAGTGGCACACCTTCGACACGATCAAGGGCGGTGACTACCTGGTCGACCAGGACGCCGCCGAGATCCTGGCGAAGGAGGCCATCGACGCCGTTCTCGACCTGGAGAAGATGGGCCTGCCGTTCGGCCGTACGCCCGAGGGCAAGATCGACCAGCGCCGCTTCGGCGGTCACTCCCGCAACCACGGCGAGGCCCCGGTCCGTCGCGCCTGTTACTCGGGCGACCGCACCGGCCACATGATCCTCCAGACGCTGTACCAGAACTGCGTCAAGGAGGGCGTGGAGTTCTTCAACGAGTTCTACGTCCTGGACCAGCTGGTCGTCGAGGAGGACGGCGTCAAGAAGTCCGCCGGCGTCGTCGCCTACGAGCTGGCCACCGGCGAGATCCACGTCTTCCGGGCGAAGTCGGTCATCTACGCCTCGGGCGGCACCGGCAAGTTCTTCAAGGTGACGTCGAACGCGCACACCCTGACCGGTGACGGCCAGGCCGCCTGCTACCGCCGGGGTCTGCCGCTGGAGGACATGGAGTTCTTCCAGTTCCACCCGACCGGCATCTGGCGCATGGGCATCCTGCTGACGGAGGGCGCCCGCGGTGAGGGCGGCATCCTCCGCAACAAGGACGGCGAGCGCTTCATGGAGAAGTACGCGCCCGTCATGAAGGACCTCGCGTCCCGTGACGTCGTGTCCCGCTCCATCTACACCGAGATCCGTGAGGGCCGCGGCTGCGGTCCCGAGGGCGACCACGTCTACCTCGACCTGACGCACCTGCCGCCGGAGCAGCTGGACGCCAAGCTCCCGGACATCACGGAGTTCGCGCGTACGTACCTCGGTATCGAGCCCTACACGGACCCGATCCCGATCCAGCCGACCGCGCACTACGCCATGGGCGGCATCCCGACCAACGTCGAGGGCGAGGTGCTGGCCGACAACACCACCGTCGTCCCGGGCCTGTACGCCGCCGGCGAGGTCGCCTGTGTCTCCGTCCACGGCGCCAACCGCCTCGGCACCAACTCGCTGCTCGACATCAACGTCTTCGGACGCCGGTCGGGCATCGCCGCCGCCGAGTACGCCGCGAAGAACGACCTCGTCGAGCTTCCCGAGAACCCGGCGCAGACGGTCATCGACCAGGTCGAGCGGCTGCGCGACTCCACGGGCACGGAGCGCGTCGCCGCGATCCGCCTGGAGCTGCAGGAGTGCATGGACGCCAACGTGATGGTGTTCCGCACCGAGCAGACGATCAAGACCGCGGTCGACAAGATCGCGGAGCTGCGCGAGCGCTACCTCGACGTGTCGATCCAGGACAAGGGCAAGCGGTTCAACACGGACCTGCTGGAGGCCATCGAGCTGGGCAACCTGCTCGACCTCGCCGAGGTCATGGCGACGTCGGCGCTGGCGCGCAAGGAGTCCCGCGGCGGTCACTACCGCGAGGACTACCCGAACCGCGACGACGTCAACTTCATGCGCCACACCATGGCGTACCGCGAGGTCGCC harbors:
- the sdhC gene encoding succinate dehydrogenase, cytochrome b556 subunit, producing the protein MPAGTLYRGREGMWSWVAHRVTGVLIFFFLFVHVLDTALVRVSPEAYDDVVSTYKTPIVALLEYGLVAAILFHALNGLRIVAVDFWAKGPRVQKQMLWTVLGIWIVLMVGALYPVLGHAVREVFGS
- a CDS encoding succinate dehydrogenase hydrophobic membrane anchor subunit, with translation MSTETSAIGAVEGGALYDVDNPAPVIEPPRKRTGKTPKGSRTNFEMYAWLFMRLSGIVLVVLVLGHLLIQLVLDGGVSKIGFAFVAGRWASPFWQVWDLAMLWLAMLHGANGLRTVINDYAERDNTRFWLKMLLYTATVFTVLLGTLVIFTFDPNIR
- the sdhA gene encoding succinate dehydrogenase flavoprotein subunit, whose protein sequence is MQIHTYDTVIVGAGGAGMRAAIESTKRSRTAVLTKLYPTRSHTGAAQGGMAAALANVEEDNWEWHTFDTIKGGDYLVDQDAAEILAKEAIDAVLDLEKMGLPFGRTPEGKIDQRRFGGHSRNHGEAPVRRACYSGDRTGHMILQTLYQNCVKEGVEFFNEFYVLDQLVVEEDGVKKSAGVVAYELATGEIHVFRAKSVIYASGGTGKFFKVTSNAHTLTGDGQAACYRRGLPLEDMEFFQFHPTGIWRMGILLTEGARGEGGILRNKDGERFMEKYAPVMKDLASRDVVSRSIYTEIREGRGCGPEGDHVYLDLTHLPPEQLDAKLPDITEFARTYLGIEPYTDPIPIQPTAHYAMGGIPTNVEGEVLADNTTVVPGLYAAGEVACVSVHGANRLGTNSLLDINVFGRRSGIAAAEYAAKNDLVELPENPAQTVIDQVERLRDSTGTERVAAIRLELQECMDANVMVFRTEQTIKTAVDKIAELRERYLDVSIQDKGKRFNTDLLEAIELGNLLDLAEVMATSALARKESRGGHYREDYPNRDDVNFMRHTMAYREVADDGTESIRLDYKPVVQTRYQPMERKY